The Edaphobacter sp. 12200R-103 genome contains a region encoding:
- a CDS encoding coniferyl aldehyde dehydrogenase — protein MATTSTSLESHSTITTPEKLRSLLDRQRAAFLEEGVATYEVRIDRTDRLIALMVENRDEIASALNEDFGHRSYEASLLTDVWFVIDSYKYNKLHLRDWMQPETHGAMFPDAQARVEYQAKGVVGVVSPWNFPWNLAFDPIGYAIAAGNRVMLKPSELTPATSILMAKLANQYFDETELAVVQGGPEVGAAFTALPFDHLIFTGSTKVGSAIMRAAAASLMPVTLELGGKSPTLIGRSADLGDAVRRILTAKTFNAGQVCLAPDYVLLPKELEEQFVLDAKTAVASMYPTLKKNPDYTSIVNETHFSRLKNWLADAELKGAEAIELNPASEDLSDVAARRFAPTLLLKVTDDMTILQEEIFGPLLPVVTYETIDEAIAFINARSRPLALYYFSNDMAEERQVLNRTISGGVTVNDCMTHAFDHSLPFGGIGASGMGAYHGKQGFLTFSHARAIYRQSKTPEAALLFRPPFGEPVKAFLEKGITK, from the coding sequence ATGGCAACAACATCCACATCACTCGAGTCGCATTCAACGATCACGACTCCCGAGAAACTGCGTTCACTTTTAGACCGGCAGCGAGCAGCTTTCCTGGAAGAAGGAGTTGCAACCTATGAAGTCCGAATCGACCGAACGGATCGTCTCATAGCGCTCATGGTCGAGAACAGAGACGAGATTGCAAGTGCTCTGAACGAAGATTTTGGTCATCGCAGCTACGAGGCATCGCTGCTTACCGACGTGTGGTTTGTTATCGACAGCTACAAGTACAACAAGCTCCATCTGCGCGATTGGATGCAGCCTGAGACCCACGGGGCGATGTTTCCTGACGCGCAAGCACGCGTCGAGTACCAAGCGAAGGGCGTCGTCGGTGTGGTAAGTCCATGGAATTTTCCGTGGAACCTCGCATTTGATCCCATTGGCTATGCCATCGCGGCTGGTAATCGAGTTATGTTGAAACCTTCCGAACTGACCCCTGCTACCTCGATTCTGATGGCTAAGCTTGCAAATCAATACTTCGATGAAACGGAGTTAGCGGTCGTCCAGGGCGGCCCGGAGGTTGGAGCAGCCTTCACTGCGCTGCCGTTCGACCACTTGATATTCACCGGTAGCACGAAAGTGGGCTCAGCGATCATGCGAGCCGCGGCAGCTTCACTGATGCCCGTAACCCTGGAACTCGGCGGTAAGTCACCAACCCTCATCGGAAGGTCAGCCGACCTTGGCGATGCAGTTCGCAGAATTCTAACGGCGAAGACCTTCAATGCCGGACAGGTCTGTCTCGCACCCGACTACGTGCTTTTGCCTAAAGAGCTTGAAGAACAATTTGTATTGGACGCTAAAACAGCTGTGGCATCCATGTACCCGACGCTCAAGAAGAATCCAGACTACACCTCGATCGTCAACGAAACACATTTCAGTCGGCTCAAGAACTGGCTAGCAGACGCGGAGTTGAAAGGAGCTGAAGCAATTGAATTGAATCCCGCTTCTGAAGACCTGTCAGATGTAGCCGCACGCAGATTTGCGCCTACCCTCCTTTTGAAAGTTACAGACGACATGACCATACTTCAGGAAGAAATATTCGGCCCGTTGCTGCCAGTGGTCACCTACGAAACGATCGATGAGGCAATCGCATTCATCAACGCCCGTAGTCGCCCGCTTGCGCTCTATTACTTTTCCAATGACATGGCGGAAGAGCGGCAGGTGCTCAATCGGACTATCTCAGGCGGCGTTACGGTAAACGACTGTATGACTCATGCCTTCGATCACAGTCTTCCGTTCGGCGGCATTGGTGCCTCTGGAATGGGTGCTTATCACGGCAAGCAAGGGTTTCTCACCTTCAGTCATGCTCGTGCCATCTATCGGCAGAGCAAAACTCCCGAGGCTGCACTCCTCTTCCGTCCACCCTTCGGCGAGCCGGTTAAGGCGTTTCTCGAGAAGGGAATCACAAAGTAG
- a CDS encoding FMN-dependent NADH-azoreductase, protein MKLLHIDSSTRANSISRRLTAQYIEVWKKNYPGGNVIYRDLAATVIPPVTDDWAATFAEPATLTPAQRAYLSTSDELIAELLAADTIVIGSPMYNYSISVPLKAWLDQIVRMGRTFGISAGTPVGLLGGKKAVVITTRGGAYGPGSSTAPLDFQEPYLRAILGFIGLSDLKFLHVEQQMKPEAEIEFASAVAKINELAQ, encoded by the coding sequence ATGAAGTTGCTTCACATTGATTCCAGCACCCGGGCCAATTCCATCTCGCGTAGGCTGACAGCTCAATACATCGAAGTATGGAAAAAAAATTATCCCGGCGGGAATGTGATCTACCGTGATCTCGCTGCGACCGTCATTCCCCCGGTCACCGACGATTGGGCAGCCACCTTTGCCGAGCCAGCAACTCTCACCCCGGCGCAAAGAGCCTATCTATCAACATCGGATGAACTGATAGCAGAACTTCTTGCAGCAGACACAATTGTGATCGGCTCGCCCATGTATAACTATTCCATCTCTGTTCCACTCAAGGCGTGGCTCGACCAGATTGTTCGTATGGGTAGGACCTTTGGTATTAGTGCCGGTACTCCCGTCGGACTGCTGGGCGGTAAGAAAGCAGTGGTCATCACGACACGAGGCGGTGCCTATGGACCAGGTAGCTCCACAGCCCCACTAGACTTTCAGGAGCCGTATCTGCGCGCCATACTTGGGTTCATCGGCCTGTCCGATCTCAAGTTTCTCCATGTCGAACAACAGATGAAACCGGAAGCGGAGATTGAATTTGCATCTGCAGTCGCAAAGATCAACGAACTTGCGCAGTGA
- a CDS encoding chorismate mutase → MATCILGEIGVAYAQNAVERFQPLVETTAHRLMIGEQVALAKWDSGKAVEDAPREAHVIQGAVKDGVAKGLDEASVSIFFNAQIEANKLVQYALLADWHRAGKAPEHAPVDLVKNIRPQLDEVQKSLIAELVNTVEIRKSKTCYADIAKAVGKYLSTHAQGSGPITAATLDRALAGACMP, encoded by the coding sequence GTGGCTACTTGCATACTTGGCGAGATAGGCGTGGCATACGCGCAGAATGCCGTAGAGCGGTTTCAACCACTCGTGGAAACGACGGCGCACCGCCTCATGATTGGAGAACAGGTAGCATTGGCTAAGTGGGACAGCGGCAAGGCCGTGGAAGATGCGCCGCGAGAGGCACATGTGATTCAAGGCGCAGTGAAGGATGGCGTGGCAAAGGGGCTGGATGAAGCGTCGGTATCGATTTTTTTCAATGCACAGATCGAAGCTAATAAGTTGGTACAGTACGCTCTGCTGGCTGACTGGCATCGGGCGGGCAAAGCGCCGGAGCACGCGCCCGTCGATTTGGTGAAGAATATTCGTCCGCAGTTGGACGAGGTGCAGAAGTCGCTGATCGCGGAGCTGGTGAATACGGTAGAGATTCGTAAGAGTAAGACGTGCTACGCGGATATCGCTAAGGCTGTTGGGAAGTATTTATCTACGCATGCGCAAGGTAGTGGCCCAATTACTGCGGCGACGCTTGATCGAGCACTGGCTGGCGCGTGCATGCCATGA
- a CDS encoding PQQ-binding-like beta-propeller repeat protein, with protein MRHFSLSFSAVLCILGVSGLAQWGLAQAPGAYFSASQAQRGASVYGSTCAVCHGQNLQGSTDAPALSGDTFKKHWGPRMALELFGEISETMPPTRPGSLSEDSALGVTAYILQRNGAIAGDQELRGNATAKVSEILSAAPLTAGEGAVQGVPDKVGGRYGRNGPREILTIQNARAPLPRMDAFAKAHFAEMSKALDKLTPVTDAMLKDPPPGDWLMWRRTYDAWGYSPLKQINRENVKNLTVAWTWGLNSSGMTEFTPLVHDGILFVWNYGETIQALDARNGNMLWQFRHDIPAEYHRDVFYRTKRALAIGGDKLIFATTDMHIIALNAKTGGVVWDVATDDYEKTRRVYNGGPLVVKGKVIMGASGCAPGTVGCFISAYDLETGKQLWRFNTIAQPGEPGNETWNDVPAEKRWGGSIWLPPSYDADLNLIYAGVGSPFPWSSVDRGTYNPAGGGHNGDSLYVNSTLAINPDTGKLVWYYQHLPNDTFDQDYAFERLIAPVTFESKKVKAVITAGKPAVIEALDAKTGKFLFAKDPGAQNIFTMDPKTGVKTLLPPGPPEGIKRCPSNNGARNFLAGSYDPNTNRYYLSINDVCTPKAGEMTDRMVGLDLNTHEFAMDIKARVMQSSAKLTTAGGLLFSASADRYFRAFDDRDGKVLWQTRVQDVPNAFPITYAVDGKQYVAMIVGNPGLIGNGASRATTEYLRPEPTSVLWVWQLP; from the coding sequence GGGGGCTTGCGCAGGCTCCGGGCGCCTACTTTAGCGCGTCACAAGCCCAAAGGGGCGCCTCGGTGTACGGTTCGACCTGTGCCGTGTGCCATGGTCAGAACCTGCAGGGCTCGACGGACGCTCCAGCGCTGAGCGGCGACACCTTCAAAAAGCATTGGGGGCCGAGGATGGCGCTTGAACTGTTCGGAGAGATCTCCGAGACCATGCCGCCGACCCGGCCCGGATCGTTGAGCGAGGACTCCGCGCTGGGCGTGACCGCGTACATTCTCCAGCGGAACGGTGCCATTGCGGGAGATCAGGAGCTACGAGGAAATGCAACCGCGAAGGTCAGCGAGATCCTCAGCGCGGCTCCCCTGACGGCGGGAGAGGGGGCCGTGCAGGGCGTGCCGGACAAGGTGGGAGGACGGTACGGACGCAACGGCCCGCGCGAGATCCTTACGATTCAGAATGCCCGGGCGCCGCTCCCCAGGATGGATGCGTTTGCGAAGGCGCACTTTGCGGAGATGAGCAAGGCCCTGGATAAGCTCACGCCGGTTACAGACGCGATGCTGAAAGATCCGCCTCCGGGTGACTGGTTGATGTGGCGGCGCACCTACGATGCTTGGGGTTATAGCCCGCTCAAGCAGATCAATCGTGAAAACGTAAAGAATCTGACCGTGGCGTGGACCTGGGGGCTGAACTCGAGCGGCATGACGGAGTTCACGCCGCTCGTGCACGATGGGATTCTCTTCGTCTGGAACTACGGCGAAACCATCCAGGCGCTTGATGCCAGGAACGGAAACATGCTCTGGCAGTTCCGTCATGACATCCCTGCCGAGTACCACCGCGATGTCTTCTATCGCACCAAGCGCGCCCTCGCTATCGGCGGCGACAAGCTGATCTTTGCCACGACCGATATGCATATCATCGCTCTCAACGCGAAGACGGGAGGTGTTGTCTGGGATGTAGCAACCGATGATTACGAGAAGACCCGTCGGGTCTACAACGGTGGACCTTTGGTGGTGAAAGGGAAGGTGATCATGGGCGCCAGCGGCTGTGCACCCGGCACGGTGGGCTGTTTCATCTCTGCGTATGACCTTGAAACCGGCAAACAACTGTGGCGATTCAACACGATCGCACAGCCGGGCGAACCCGGCAACGAAACCTGGAACGACGTGCCCGCTGAAAAGCGCTGGGGCGGATCGATCTGGCTGCCACCCAGTTATGATGCCGATCTCAACCTCATCTATGCTGGTGTCGGATCGCCGTTTCCGTGGTCGTCGGTAGACCGCGGCACGTACAACCCCGCCGGCGGCGGCCACAACGGCGACAGCCTCTACGTCAACTCGACGCTTGCGATCAACCCGGACACCGGTAAGCTGGTCTGGTACTACCAGCATCTTCCGAACGACACCTTCGATCAGGATTATGCCTTCGAACGGCTTATCGCTCCGGTTACCTTCGAGAGTAAAAAAGTAAAGGCAGTCATCACCGCGGGTAAGCCGGCGGTGATCGAAGCCTTGGATGCGAAGACAGGCAAGTTTCTCTTCGCGAAGGATCCAGGTGCACAGAATATCTTCACCATGGACCCGAAGACCGGTGTGAAGACGCTGCTTCCTCCAGGACCGCCGGAAGGAATCAAGCGCTGCCCGAGCAACAATGGCGCCAGAAATTTTCTGGCGGGCTCCTACGATCCCAACACAAATCGCTACTATCTTTCCATCAACGACGTCTGCACTCCCAAGGCCGGCGAGATGACCGACCGGATGGTGGGTCTGGACCTGAACACCCATGAGTTCGCCATGGATATTAAAGCCAGGGTGATGCAGTCCTCCGCCAAGCTCACGACCGCGGGAGGATTACTCTTCTCCGCTTCGGCCGACCGGTACTTCCGCGCCTTCGATGATCGTGACGGCAAGGTGCTCTGGCAGACGCGGGTTCAGGATGTGCCGAATGCCTTTCCCATCACGTACGCGGTGGATGGCAAGCAGTATGTTGCAATGATCGTCGGCAATCCCGGACTTATCGGCAATGGCGCCTCTAGAGCAACGACAGAGTACCTGCGGCCGGAGCCAACGTCTGTTTTGTGGGTCTGGCAGCTTCCGTAA